The Aedes aegypti strain LVP_AGWG chromosome 3, AaegL5.0 Primary Assembly, whole genome shotgun sequence genome contains a region encoding:
- the LOC5578639 gene encoding uncharacterized protein LOC5578639, producing the protein MRLVIVLSVAVVALAAPEGYHYDPPAVSSTLYFPSVPSYVPEVEDCVEPEAHGQVQFHQELPSFSHVQPPTHVYQAPVKATIIQPLKTQVTYENQQVQSYQQQQESSGSWKAQQQQSWDWAGKGSLSASQSSGSSVFGSGSQAQSSYYVQPQRAIEEVYKHVYVHVPPEDKEEYEAPRVIQPVSHKQKHYKIIFIKAPSPPAPKSVVVPPQPSSEEKTIVYVLHQKPEHQQEVIVQKPEPAKQNKPEVYFIKYKNRKEEQKQVKYVAPVVASTSSAKSSVKIVDTGSSGYSSGSSGTGYSYVSSTSAPVSYSSASSKNTGASYSYVSSTPAPAVEYSSLGNIGTGYSYVSSTSAPAVEYVESSGASGSNDYKYSSVGSTGSSYSSFTNGAGAGYESYVDLGNSGYSSFSSGASLGVINVGSGLDYQFVPSTTVAPVVKVTSPVASYVSSTPHSVVSSTIGSVGDISVKNPGLSGYSSRTSGSHGQVSTTTIAPVKKTCRRCASTTSSSLKVQDAYVSNVY; encoded by the coding sequence ATGAGACTAGTGATAGTGTTAAGTGTGGCGGTCGTGGCGTTGGCCGCACCCGAAGGATATCATTATGATCCACCGGCTGTTAGCAGTACCTTGTATTTCCCATCAGTTCCGAGTTATGTTCCGGAAGTTGAAGACTGTGTAGAACCCGAAGCTCATGGACAAGTGCAATTCCATCAAGAACTTCCTAGTTTTTCACATGTGCAACCACCTACTCATGTGTACCAAGCGCCAGTGAAGGCTACGATCATTCAACCGTTGAAAACTCAAGTAACATATGAAAACCAGCAGGTGCAATCTTATCAGCAGCAACAGGAATCTTCGGGATCTTGGAAGGCGCAACAACAGCAGTCCTGGGACTGGGCTGGCAAAGGATCCCTGAGTGCCTCACAATCTTCAGGATCCTCTGTTTTCGGTAGTGGCAGCCAAGCCCAAAGCAGCTATTACGTTCAACCTCAACGCGCGATTGAAGAAGTCTACAAGCATGTCTACGTGCATGTTCCACCGGAAGATAAGGAAGAATACGAGGCTCCACGTGTTATCCAGCCTGTCTCTCACAAACAGAAACATTATAAGATCATCTTCATCAAGGCCCCGAGCCCACCAGCTCCCAAGTCCGTTGTCGTGCCACCACAGCCTTCGTCCGAGGAGAAGACCATCGTCTACGTGCTCCATCAGAAACCGGAACATCAACAGGAAGTCATCGTCCAGAAGCCAGAACCTGCCAAGCAAAACAAACCGGAAGTCTACTTCATCAAATACAAGAACCGCAAGGAAGAACAGAAGCAAGTCAAGTATGTCGCTCCGGTCGTTGCGTCCACTTCTAGCGCCAAATCGTCGGTGAAGATCGTTGATACCGGCTCCAGTGGGTACAGCTCTGGATCATCTGGGACCGGCTACTCGTATGTGAGCAGTACATCAGCTCCAGTATCCTACAGCTCTGCCAGTTCAAAAAATACCGGCGCCAGCTACTCATACGTCAGCAGCACTCCGGCTCCAGCTGTCGAATACTCAAGCCTGGGCAACATTGGAACCGGCTATTCCTACGTCAGTAGCACTTCAGCTCCCGCTGTAGAGTACGTAGAATCTTCCGGAGCTAGCGGCAGCAACGATTACAAATACTCCAGTGTAGGAAGCACTGGATCTAGCTATAGCTCCTTCACAAACGGTGCTGGTGCTGGTTACGAAAGCTACGTCGATCTTGGAAACAGCGGATACTCCAGCTTCTCCAGTGGAGCGAGCCTGGGAGTTATCAACGTCGGTTCCGGCCTTGACTACCAGTTCGTGCCAAGCACAACCGTAGCCCCGGTAGTCAAAGTAACTTCCCCGGTTGCGTCCTACGTGAGCAGCACTCCTCACAGCGTCGTCAGCAGCACTATTGGCTCTGTCGGGGACATCTCAGTGAAAAACCCCGGTCTCAGCGGCTACTCGAGCCGAACCAGTGGCAGCCACGGCCAAGTCAGCACCACCACCATAGCCCCCGTCAAGAAGACCTGCCGCCGATGTGCCAGCACTACCAGCTCATCACTGAAGGTGCAAGACGCGTACGTTTCCAACGTTTATTGA